The following are encoded together in the Candidatus Hydrogenedentota bacterium genome:
- a CDS encoding PKD domain-containing protein, with amino-acid sequence MRQLPRRPFRVSRSGIRPELKMRKSLQYMGLMASVLWLGGCPLLNQFLDAPESAFEGAPTAGEAPLTVLFTDASEAGSTNITEWQWDFGDGSTSMLRNPSHIYTAPGNYTVSLTVTSSVGTHTALRRDYIKVVEKPDADFTAFPLSRGAPLTVSFADTSSPGSAPITAWEWNFGDRSPIGTEQNPNHVYTAPGLYTVSLTVTTTAGTDKETKVQFVNVAGAPVADFTSDFSPGVAPLTVKFTDASATGTATVLSRAWEFGDGGLSAEQNPSHTYTASGVYSVSLTLETTAGTDKVTKAQYITVEQGPDAAFSGTPLAGPAPLSVLFTDESTPGTQAITRRQWDFGDGGLLSTQTNPTRVYTAPGKYDVSLRVTTPAGTDTLLKPEYVTVTPAAAFSANPATGTGSLSVQFTDQSDLGKYPASAYAWSFGDGKSSAEPSPTHTYEAPGVYDVTLAITTELGESVSVRPGMITVSPDAAFSAAPVSGAPPLNVVFKDETVQGAITVSGWSWSFGDGASSTEQNPSHAYTVPGRYTVALQTATAAGVDTEQKAGLVEVKPVVDFAVDSPTGQGSLTAAFEDTSNAGNLNVLGWHWDFGDGASSAARNPTHTYEAIGTYDVALTITTAIGDERIEKAGFIRVGPRVDFSADKVAGTGALSVAFTDKTDPGTLEIASWKWDFGDGKTSDEQNPQHDYTPGLFDVGLTVTTSQGESATVKEALILVSPEVVIGVVQPTGPAPFEASLLDLTQVGAFAVEGRLWELGDGATSEEKDPVHIYETPGKYTVTLTLITNGGEFSKTIADYITAQRGPTAAFSHTVIRGGNPADPVTVSYVSMALPGDAPILNQEWDFGESAIATEEAAAEANPTVTYPGTLFDTVPQDVSLTVRTVIAENVLIKENLFGAPVAKSMVPEEVLGDAVLTAIATDASGDVWAIGSAESPIVLRMNPEGGQRWGVALEPEARMTLHGVHAPGDGTVYVAGEMGKTAWIGRFDALGELLWEFRLDDASATSAMALSTRGDGAVVCGVRRADERGGFDLQLVELDERGRLLASNPAKLALGEGDRAQIAIDADEVLAMVDRDSATSVVSRLATGQAAWTIVGAFESGPPLAISGAQPMGGAVCAVGDRDRGRIVRVAPGGMAETLLNVPSDVVAISACEAGSEVTWLLRDGDDHRWEFGRERIGE; translated from the coding sequence ATGAGGCAACTGCCGCGCCGGCCATTCAGGGTGTCTAGATCAGGAATCCGTCCGGAACTCAAGATGCGTAAGTCATTACAATATATGGGTTTGATGGCTTCCGTCCTGTGGTTGGGCGGGTGCCCGCTCCTCAACCAGTTTCTGGATGCACCCGAAAGCGCCTTCGAGGGAGCGCCCACCGCCGGAGAAGCGCCGTTGACCGTGCTCTTCACGGATGCCTCCGAGGCGGGCTCGACGAATATCACGGAGTGGCAGTGGGATTTTGGCGACGGGTCCACCTCCATGCTCCGGAACCCCAGCCATATCTACACGGCGCCGGGAAACTATACGGTGTCTCTCACGGTGACCAGCAGCGTGGGTACCCACACGGCGCTCCGGCGGGATTACATCAAGGTCGTGGAGAAGCCCGATGCGGACTTTACCGCGTTCCCTCTTTCCCGGGGGGCTCCCCTGACGGTTTCTTTTGCCGACACATCCTCGCCGGGCTCCGCGCCCATCACGGCCTGGGAATGGAACTTTGGTGATCGGAGCCCTATCGGCACGGAGCAGAACCCGAATCACGTCTACACCGCGCCGGGGCTTTATACCGTCTCGCTGACGGTGACCACCACGGCCGGGACGGACAAAGAGACCAAGGTTCAGTTCGTCAACGTGGCCGGTGCGCCCGTGGCCGACTTCACCTCCGACTTCAGCCCGGGGGTGGCTCCACTGACTGTAAAATTCACAGACGCCTCCGCGACCGGGACGGCCACAGTCCTGTCCCGCGCGTGGGAGTTCGGCGATGGTGGTCTGTCCGCAGAGCAAAATCCCTCTCACACCTACACTGCTTCCGGCGTGTATTCCGTGTCGTTAACCCTGGAGACCACGGCAGGCACGGACAAGGTGACGAAGGCCCAGTACATCACGGTGGAGCAGGGACCGGACGCCGCGTTTTCTGGAACACCCCTCGCCGGTCCGGCGCCCCTGTCGGTTCTCTTTACGGACGAATCGACACCGGGCACCCAGGCGATTACGCGCCGCCAGTGGGACTTCGGCGACGGCGGACTGCTGAGCACCCAGACCAATCCCACGCGCGTCTATACGGCCCCGGGAAAATACGATGTTTCCCTGCGCGTGACCACGCCCGCGGGGACAGACACCCTGCTCAAGCCCGAATACGTCACCGTAACACCCGCGGCGGCCTTCAGCGCCAACCCGGCCACCGGCACGGGTTCACTTTCGGTGCAATTCACCGATCAATCGGACCTGGGGAAGTACCCTGCGAGTGCCTATGCCTGGAGCTTTGGCGACGGCAAGAGCAGTGCGGAGCCCAGCCCCACGCACACCTATGAGGCTCCGGGCGTCTATGACGTGACCCTGGCGATCACAACGGAGCTGGGGGAGAGCGTCTCGGTTCGACCCGGCATGATTACCGTGAGTCCAGACGCGGCCTTCTCGGCCGCACCCGTGAGCGGTGCTCCGCCCCTCAACGTGGTGTTCAAGGATGAGACCGTGCAGGGCGCTATTACGGTTTCCGGCTGGAGCTGGAGCTTCGGCGACGGCGCTTCAAGCACCGAGCAGAATCCCAGCCACGCCTACACCGTGCCGGGTCGTTACACGGTCGCCCTTCAGACCGCCACGGCGGCGGGTGTCGATACGGAACAGAAAGCGGGTCTGGTGGAGGTGAAGCCGGTGGTAGATTTCGCCGTGGATTCCCCCACGGGCCAGGGGTCTCTTACGGCGGCCTTTGAAGACACCAGCAACGCGGGCAATTTGAATGTTCTCGGATGGCACTGGGACTTCGGCGACGGGGCGAGCAGCGCGGCGCGAAATCCGACCCACACCTATGAGGCGATCGGCACCTATGACGTGGCCTTGACGATCACCACCGCGATAGGAGACGAGCGTATCGAGAAGGCGGGCTTCATTCGCGTTGGTCCCAGGGTGGACTTCTCCGCGGACAAGGTAGCCGGAACCGGCGCGCTTTCCGTGGCCTTTACGGACAAGACCGACCCGGGTACACTTGAGATCGCGTCCTGGAAATGGGATTTTGGCGATGGCAAGACAAGCGACGAGCAGAATCCACAACATGACTATACCCCGGGTCTCTTCGATGTCGGACTCACGGTCACCACGAGCCAGGGTGAAAGCGCCACGGTCAAGGAGGCTCTGATTCTGGTAAGTCCCGAGGTGGTCATCGGCGTGGTACAGCCCACGGGCCCCGCGCCCTTCGAGGCGTCATTGCTGGACCTGACGCAGGTGGGCGCCTTTGCCGTGGAGGGTCGGCTGTGGGAGCTGGGGGATGGCGCCACCAGCGAGGAAAAGGACCCCGTTCATATCTACGAAACGCCGGGCAAGTACACGGTCACGCTTACACTAATCACGAATGGCGGCGAGTTTTCGAAGACCATCGCGGACTATATCACGGCCCAGCGCGGTCCGACCGCGGCCTTTAGCCACACCGTGATCCGGGGGGGCAATCCCGCCGACCCGGTGACGGTTTCTTATGTGAGCATGGCCCTCCCCGGCGACGCGCCGATCTTGAATCAGGAGTGGGATTTTGGAGAATCCGCCATCGCCACCGAAGAGGCCGCCGCGGAGGCGAACCCTACGGTCACCTATCCCGGAACCTTGTTCGACACGGTTCCGCAAGATGTTTCGCTCACGGTGCGCACGGTCATCGCGGAGAATGTGCTGATCAAAGAGAATCTCTTTGGCGCGCCGGTGGCGAAGTCGATGGTTCCAGAGGAAGTGCTCGGGGACGCCGTGCTTACGGCCATCGCGACCGACGCCAGCGGCGACGTTTGGGCGATAGGTTCGGCGGAGTCACCCATCGTCTTGCGCATGAACCCGGAGGGCGGGCAGCGATGGGGCGTAGCGTTGGAGCCTGAGGCCCGCATGACGCTTCACGGGGTGCACGCCCCGGGAGACGGGACGGTTTATGTCGCGGGGGAAATGGGCAAGACCGCCTGGATCGGGCGTTTCGATGCGCTGGGCGAACTCCTGTGGGAGTTTCGTCTTGATGATGCGTCCGCTACTTCCGCTATGGCGCTGTCCACGCGCGGTGATGGCGCCGTGGTGTGTGGCGTGCGTCGTGCGGATGAACGAGGGGGATTCGACCTTCAACTGGTGGAATTGGATGAACGAGGCCGACTCCTGGCGAGTAACCCGGCTAAGCTTGCCCTGGGCGAAGGTGATCGGGCGCAGATCGCGATCGATGCGGATGAAGTCCTCGCCATGGTCGACCGTGACAGCGCGACCAGCGTGGTTTCGCGTCTCGCGACGGGCCAGGCTGCGTGGACAATTGTTGGCGCCTTCGAATCGGGCCCGCCGCTGGCGATTTCCGGGGCGCAGCCGATGGGAGGGGCCGTCTGTGCCGTTGGGGACCGGGATCGAGGCCGAATTGTCCGGGTAGCACCTGGCGGCATGGCGGAGACGCTGTTGAACGTGCCGAGCGATGTCGTCGCGATTTCGGCTTGCGAAGCGGGTAGCGAAGTGACCTGGCTCTTACGCGATGGGGACGACCACCGTTGGGAGTTCGGGCGGGAACGAATAGGGGAATAG
- a CDS encoding PIG-L family deacetylase, producing MNIVCFGAHPDDGEVYAGGTLIKWARAGHRVLLVSMTNGDIGHHEISGGALAVRRREEARRSAEIGGFHELVLDHHDGELMPTMELRREVVRIIREWEADVVLTHRPYDYHPDHRYCAIAVQDAAYMVMVPNFCPHIPALKKNPVFLYMMDDFTRPSPFRMDVAVDVSDVMDVKWAMLDAMDSQFYEWLPWIMKSPTSPPYDANGRLAWLKETWDPYFKSRAEKSRIALADRYGAQKADSITHAEYFELCEYGECPDSENLRALFP from the coding sequence ATGAATATCGTTTGCTTTGGCGCCCATCCCGATGACGGCGAAGTCTATGCCGGCGGAACCCTCATAAAATGGGCCCGGGCGGGCCATCGTGTCCTGCTCGTTTCCATGACCAATGGTGATATCGGCCACCACGAAATCAGCGGGGGCGCGCTGGCCGTTCGACGTCGCGAAGAGGCGCGACGTTCCGCCGAAATCGGCGGATTTCACGAACTGGTTCTGGATCATCACGATGGCGAACTCATGCCCACCATGGAACTCCGGCGCGAGGTGGTCCGAATCATCCGCGAGTGGGAGGCCGACGTCGTCCTGACCCATCGCCCCTACGACTATCACCCCGACCACCGCTACTGCGCCATCGCGGTACAGGATGCGGCCTACATGGTCATGGTGCCCAACTTCTGCCCCCATATTCCCGCGCTGAAGAAGAACCCGGTCTTCCTCTACATGATGGATGACTTCACGCGGCCCTCTCCCTTTCGAATGGACGTTGCCGTGGATGTGAGCGACGTGATGGACGTGAAGTGGGCAATGCTTGACGCCATGGACTCTCAGTTTTACGAGTGGCTGCCCTGGATCATGAAGTCTCCCACCAGCCCGCCTTACGATGCCAACGGCAGGCTGGCGTGGTTGAAGGAAACCTGGGATCCCTATTTCAAATCCCGCGCCGAGAAGTCCCGCATTGCGCTGGCCGATCGCTACGGCGCACAGAAGGCGGACTCCATCACCCACGCCGAGTACTTCGAGCTTTGCGAATACGGGGAGTGCCCAGATTCGGAAAACCTCCGGGCGCTGTTTCCGTAG
- the amrB gene encoding AmmeMemoRadiSam system protein B translates to MIDALAPLRHIDAAPVEHEGSTFIVLRDTSGYVEEQLVLSPAAFFIASLLDGRKGVGDIQEACRRQFGGARVSEEQIREVVEYLDDHGFLQNRQFEAIRARIDGEFAATTTRPAWLAGRGYPDDAGELRAMIDGFFTDDRALHAETVAVANGHLPGLIVPHIDFHRGHKGYAHGYRELFTREKPDVVFIFGVAHAGAPVPFILTRKHFETPFGTLETDQAIVSRLADACTWDPFAWEGRHRTEHSIEFQAVMLAWHYGPGVKIVPILCASLCASYEDDAPGENPATARFLETCRAIAAEPGRKVAVIAGADLAHVGKCFGDDFEIDDTVVQHVADRDYEDLAHVTEGPMDADGFYKSVMKDLNERKVCGLNCIYATLKTLDGAVGPGTMHYYGYAPDPSGGIVSFASVSLE, encoded by the coding sequence ATGATCGACGCACTGGCCCCCCTGAGACATATCGACGCCGCCCCCGTGGAGCACGAGGGCAGTACATTCATTGTCCTGCGCGACACCAGCGGCTACGTGGAAGAGCAACTTGTGCTGTCGCCCGCGGCCTTCTTCATCGCTTCGCTGCTCGATGGCCGGAAAGGCGTGGGGGATATTCAGGAGGCGTGTCGGCGCCAGTTTGGCGGCGCGCGGGTGTCGGAGGAGCAGATCCGGGAGGTGGTGGAGTATCTGGACGATCATGGCTTTCTGCAGAACCGCCAGTTTGAAGCCATCCGCGCGCGGATCGATGGCGAGTTTGCCGCAACCACCACGCGACCGGCCTGGCTGGCGGGGCGGGGCTATCCCGATGACGCCGGAGAGCTCCGGGCGATGATTGACGGATTTTTTACCGATGATCGGGCGCTCCACGCGGAAACGGTTGCAGTGGCGAACGGTCATCTGCCGGGGTTGATTGTACCTCACATCGATTTTCACCGGGGGCACAAGGGCTATGCCCACGGCTATCGCGAACTCTTTACGCGAGAGAAGCCGGACGTGGTGTTTATCTTCGGCGTGGCCCACGCGGGCGCACCGGTGCCCTTCATCCTCACGCGCAAGCACTTCGAGACGCCCTTCGGCACGCTGGAGACCGATCAGGCGATCGTGTCGCGGCTGGCGGATGCGTGTACCTGGGACCCCTTCGCATGGGAGGGGCGCCACCGCACGGAGCACTCCATCGAATTTCAGGCGGTGATGCTCGCGTGGCACTACGGACCGGGCGTGAAAATTGTGCCCATTCTCTGTGCGTCGCTTTGTGCGAGTTATGAAGACGACGCGCCGGGAGAAAATCCTGCTACGGCGCGATTCCTGGAGACTTGCCGCGCGATTGCGGCGGAGCCGGGCCGGAAAGTGGCGGTGATTGCCGGGGCGGATCTGGCTCATGTGGGGAAGTGCTTCGGCGACGATTTCGAAATTGACGACACGGTCGTGCAGCACGTGGCGGATCGGGACTATGAAGATCTGGCGCATGTTACCGAGGGGCCGATGGACGCGGACGGCTTTTACAAATCGGTGATGAAGGACCTCAACGAGCGCAAGGTGTGCGGGCTGAATTGCATCTATGCGACGCTGAAGACGCTCGATGGCGCCGTGGGTCCGGGCACGATGCATTACTACGGCTACGCGCCCGATCCCTCGGGCGGGATTGTGTCCTTCGCGAGCGTCTCGCTTGAGTAG
- a CDS encoding glycosyltransferase family 39 protein, whose protein sequence is MSSGAVGRIERLLGSGFPGCALLMGIGLFIFHLVVNRQYGFHGDELYFLDCGLHPDWGYVDHPPFTPLVARVATSLFGINLFAFRFFPALSLALSCLLTGWLARRLGAGRIGEFLACFCFVMAPMITRVGAFLNIPSFELTFWLVAAHLLVTIEIRNGGRWWLAFGAVCGLALLNKHTTLFLGTGVAVGLIMTHRRRDLQTPWPWLGGVVALLIFLPNLVWQYRNDWATLEFVRNINAEVMDSRLVFVLGQFVLMNLLSWCVLGAGLIFYFRDPVGRRHRMLAWIFVVVLVVLLILRSKVYYLLPAYPLLYAGGAVWLEQRWIGFRGKVKRVALCAAMTGMWLLLLPIVAPIGTLEWKEAYSGRVLGDPTMLTFDFRFQIGRPEELATFKQICTGLTPEERDKAVILTGEYDSVSTIHLLGKDLPPAISGSNSHYLWGPQGNTADCMIVLGYEEEVLETCFGEIRRVGELPRRNEAKDGSTTRPIYLCKKPTAPLEELWPRLKRYR, encoded by the coding sequence TTGAGTAGCGGGGCGGTGGGTCGAATCGAGCGTCTGCTCGGCTCCGGCTTTCCGGGCTGCGCCCTGCTGATGGGTATCGGACTTTTCATTTTCCATCTCGTCGTCAATCGCCAGTATGGATTTCACGGGGACGAGTTGTACTTTCTGGATTGCGGGCTCCACCCGGACTGGGGTTACGTGGATCACCCGCCCTTCACGCCGCTTGTCGCGCGTGTTGCCACTTCGCTTTTTGGTATCAATCTTTTCGCCTTCCGTTTCTTTCCGGCCCTGTCGCTGGCGTTGAGTTGCCTGCTGACCGGCTGGCTCGCGCGGCGGCTGGGCGCGGGGCGCATTGGCGAGTTCCTGGCCTGCTTCTGTTTCGTGATGGCGCCGATGATTACCCGCGTCGGGGCCTTTCTGAACATTCCAAGCTTCGAACTGACCTTCTGGCTTGTTGCCGCGCACCTTCTGGTGACGATCGAGATCCGCAACGGCGGGCGATGGTGGCTCGCCTTTGGCGCGGTATGCGGTCTGGCGCTGCTCAACAAGCACACGACGTTGTTTCTGGGCACGGGCGTTGCCGTGGGGCTCATCATGACCCACCGCCGCCGCGATCTCCAGACGCCCTGGCCGTGGCTCGGCGGCGTCGTGGCGCTCCTCATTTTTCTGCCCAATCTGGTGTGGCAATACCGGAACGACTGGGCCACCCTCGAATTTGTCAGAAACATTAACGCCGAGGTTATGGATTCCCGGCTCGTATTCGTACTCGGCCAGTTCGTGCTGATGAATCTGCTCAGTTGGTGCGTGCTGGGCGCGGGGCTAATTTTCTACTTTCGGGATCCCGTCGGTCGACGCCACCGGATGCTCGCCTGGATATTCGTCGTCGTGCTGGTCGTGCTGCTGATCTTGCGATCCAAGGTTTACTATCTTCTGCCGGCCTATCCGCTGCTCTATGCCGGCGGGGCGGTGTGGCTGGAGCAGCGCTGGATTGGATTCCGGGGAAAGGTCAAGCGCGTCGCGTTATGCGCAGCCATGACAGGGATGTGGCTGTTGTTGCTTCCCATCGTGGCGCCCATCGGCACCCTGGAATGGAAAGAAGCCTACAGCGGGCGTGTCCTCGGTGATCCGACCATGCTCACCTTCGATTTTCGCTTTCAAATCGGGCGTCCCGAAGAACTGGCCACCTTCAAACAGATCTGCACTGGGCTGACGCCCGAGGAACGGGACAAGGCCGTCATCCTCACGGGAGAATACGACAGCGTATCGACCATCCATCTGCTCGGCAAGGACCTGCCCCCCGCCATCAGCGGCAGCAATTCCCACTACCTCTGGGGCCCCCAGGGCAACACGGCGGACTGCATGATCGTCCTCGGTTACGAAGAAGAGGTGCTCGAAACGTGCTTTGGCGAAATCCGGCGCGTGGGCGAATTGCCCCGGCGCAACGAAGCGAAGGACGGCTCGACGACGCGTCCAATCTACCTCTGCAAGAAGCCAACCGCGCCGCTGGAAGAACTCTGGCCCCGGCTCAAACGCTATCGATAA
- a CDS encoding fucose isomerase, with the protein MNKNDTIYLVSNGDFRDAPCEVCWPMQDTTLKEVQKAFKKLGYKTEIATKYDAKKKHGFIRRQSEGAAVFSKIDPKAPVVIVLSCWAYAHHVCGPLQSHEGPKLLLGNFDGTWPGLVALLNHAGTLDRLHVKHSRIWTDSFLKDDYFMEKLGEWCAKGEIKHSTKHLTDADKAKLSSAADKLGKELAADIKKNRRIMGQLDPGCMGMLNAVMDPAHLGKIGLPIEYLNQSDLVAEMALVSDEEAQKHLDFLVKKGAWFDWGTDPAKNLVHSQVIEQMKMYAAACRFVERYGLAAIGIPYQLGLMRVCAASDLVEGMLNNMDRPDVKDPETKNVVKKGKAIPHFNEGDMGAGVPQLLMHDILERKGLPTETTLHDVRWGRDFDGKFVWVFLISGAAPPAHYGGWKKTKVFRQAAMYFPKGGGTCSGVSKPGVITWARAYESFGELGMDVGRGEVLELPEAEVQDRLNKTTPVWPIANVHIPGYDRNEMMATHMSNHIVIGYGDILEELIALCRHLGIKTRIGGDAGKELAK; encoded by the coding sequence ATGAATAAGAACGATACCATCTATCTCGTGTCCAACGGAGACTTCCGCGACGCCCCCTGCGAAGTCTGCTGGCCCATGCAGGACACCACCCTGAAGGAAGTGCAGAAAGCCTTCAAGAAGCTCGGTTACAAAACCGAGATCGCCACAAAGTACGATGCGAAGAAGAAGCACGGCTTCATCCGCCGCCAGTCCGAAGGCGCGGCCGTCTTCTCGAAGATCGACCCGAAGGCCCCCGTGGTCATCGTGCTGAGCTGCTGGGCCTATGCCCACCACGTCTGCGGCCCGCTTCAGTCCCACGAAGGCCCGAAGCTCCTGCTCGGCAACTTCGACGGCACGTGGCCCGGCCTGGTGGCCCTGCTGAACCATGCGGGCACCCTGGACCGCCTCCACGTGAAGCATTCGCGCATCTGGACCGACAGCTTCCTGAAGGACGACTACTTCATGGAGAAGCTGGGCGAGTGGTGCGCGAAGGGCGAGATCAAGCATAGCACCAAGCACCTCACCGACGCGGACAAGGCGAAGCTCAGCAGCGCCGCCGATAAACTCGGCAAAGAGCTCGCCGCCGACATCAAGAAGAACCGCCGCATCATGGGCCAGCTCGATCCGGGCTGCATGGGCATGCTCAACGCCGTCATGGACCCTGCGCACCTTGGCAAGATCGGCCTGCCCATCGAATACCTCAACCAGTCCGACCTGGTGGCCGAAATGGCGCTGGTGAGCGATGAAGAAGCCCAGAAGCACCTCGACTTCCTCGTCAAGAAAGGCGCATGGTTCGACTGGGGCACCGATCCCGCCAAGAACCTCGTCCACAGCCAGGTCATCGAGCAGATGAAAATGTACGCCGCCGCCTGCCGCTTCGTCGAGCGCTACGGCCTCGCCGCCATCGGCATCCCCTACCAGCTCGGCCTCATGCGCGTCTGCGCCGCCTCCGACCTCGTCGAGGGCATGCTGAACAACATGGACCGACCCGATGTGAAGGATCCGGAAACGAAGAACGTCGTGAAGAAGGGCAAGGCCATCCCCCACTTCAACGAAGGCGACATGGGCGCGGGCGTGCCCCAGTTGCTCATGCACGACATCCTGGAGCGCAAGGGCCTGCCGACGGAAACGACCCTCCACGATGTGCGCTGGGGCCGCGACTTCGACGGCAAGTTCGTCTGGGTCTTCCTCATCTCCGGTGCTGCGCCCCCCGCGCACTACGGCGGCTGGAAGAAAACCAAAGTCTTCCGCCAGGCCGCCATGTACTTCCCCAAAGGCGGCGGCACCTGCTCCGGCGTCTCCAAGCCCGGCGTCATCACCTGGGCCCGCGCCTATGAATCCTTCGGCGAACTCGGTATGGACGTAGGTCGCGGCGAAGTTCTCGAACTGCCCGAAGCGGAAGTTCAGGACCGCCTCAACAAGACCACGCCCGTGTGGCCCATCGCCAACGTCCACATCCCCGGCTACGACCGCAACGAGATGATGGCGACCCACATGTCCAACCACATCGTCATCGGCTACGGCGACATCCTGGAAGAGCTCATCGCCCTCTGCCGACACCTCGGCATCAAGACCCGCATCGGCGGCGACGCTGGCAAGGAATTGGCGAAGTAA
- a CDS encoding glycosyltransferase: protein MLASVIIPTRDRRTLLCALLDSLARELRGRGDVEVIVVDDASCDGTASAVAEGYPWVRLDVTEKALGPSAARNHAACIASGRLLLFLDADGEVATGWLEAMLAGDDGHTVLLGNVVDFLGGRVQSVPRRSTFLGKSLRCRQERANTGPSCNLGMPKTLFDALGGFDEELPYYFEDSDLCIRAKRAEAKFCFVADGVFWHHGSEVKRGEAIRLQEAHSVYAMLKGYEGDWVRMTVFTLGNGIWLKTRVVSWCLAGRWRDAKLLVRGWVEGNMRYFGARL from the coding sequence ATGCTTGCCTCGGTCATTATCCCCACGCGCGATCGGCGTACGCTTCTTTGCGCGTTGCTGGATTCGCTTGCGAGGGAATTGCGCGGGCGCGGGGATGTGGAGGTGATCGTAGTGGACGATGCCTCATGTGATGGCACAGCGTCGGCCGTGGCGGAGGGGTATCCCTGGGTTCGGCTGGATGTGACGGAGAAAGCCCTGGGGCCGTCGGCGGCGCGAAATCATGCGGCGTGCATAGCATCGGGGCGGCTCTTGCTCTTTCTGGACGCGGATGGCGAGGTGGCGACGGGCTGGCTGGAGGCCATGCTGGCGGGAGACGATGGCCATACCGTGCTGCTGGGGAATGTGGTGGATTTCCTGGGCGGGCGCGTGCAGTCGGTGCCCCGGCGTTCGACCTTTCTGGGGAAAAGCCTGCGGTGCCGGCAGGAGCGGGCCAACACGGGGCCGAGCTGCAATCTGGGCATGCCGAAGACGCTGTTTGATGCGCTGGGGGGCTTCGACGAGGAACTGCCCTATTACTTCGAGGACAGCGATCTGTGCATCCGCGCGAAGCGGGCGGAGGCGAAGTTTTGCTTTGTGGCGGACGGGGTGTTTTGGCACCACGGCAGCGAGGTGAAGCGGGGCGAGGCGATTCGGTTGCAGGAGGCCCATAGCGTCTATGCGATGCTGAAGGGCTACGAGGGGGACTGGGTGAGGATGACGGTGTTTACGCTGGGGAATGGGATCTGGCTGAAAACGCGGGTGGTGTCGTGGTGTCTGGCCGGACGATGGCGGGATGCCAAGCTGCTGGTACGCGGCTGGGTGGAGGGAAACATGAGGTATTTCGGAGCGCGGCTGTAG
- a CDS encoding hydroxyacid dehydrogenase — protein sequence MPPVVAIGPSSFAEKDNTPLRMLEAAGCIIKPNPFGRRLTESEIIAHLEGVDGLIAGLEPLNRAVLESARPRLKALARVGIGVANVDFDAARDFGVAVSSTPDGPIDAVAEMTMAALLCLARQLIPTNAALHRGEWTKSIGMGLRGAKVLLIGYGRIGKRVGDLLLAFGAEVRAFDLDMDPAILTRGVRFTDRATSLPWADIVSLHASGEACLLDDRAFDLMKPGVLLLNGARGGLVDEAALLAALDSGKVAGVWFDAFWEEPYTGPLTRYEQVLLTPHVGTYTERCRLQMETEAVRNLLRDLGLPEFAS from the coding sequence ATGCCTCCAGTTGTTGCCATAGGTCCCTCCAGCTTTGCGGAGAAGGACAACACCCCGCTGCGGATGCTGGAAGCGGCGGGCTGCATCATCAAGCCCAATCCCTTTGGGCGTCGACTGACGGAATCCGAGATCATCGCGCACCTCGAAGGGGTGGACGGCTTGATCGCCGGGCTGGAGCCGCTGAATCGCGCGGTGCTGGAATCCGCACGTCCGCGCCTGAAGGCGCTGGCGCGTGTGGGGATTGGCGTGGCCAATGTGGACTTTGACGCCGCGCGGGACTTTGGCGTGGCGGTTTCGAGTACGCCCGACGGGCCGATCGACGCGGTGGCGGAGATGACCATGGCGGCGCTGCTCTGTCTGGCGCGGCAACTTATCCCCACGAACGCGGCCTTGCACCGGGGTGAATGGACGAAATCCATCGGAATGGGGCTGCGCGGCGCTAAGGTGCTGCTCATCGGCTACGGGCGCATTGGGAAGCGCGTGGGCGACCTGCTCCTCGCCTTTGGCGCCGAGGTGCGCGCATTCGATTTGGACATGGATCCGGCGATACTCACCAGAGGCGTTCGGTTTACGGATAGAGCCACCAGCCTGCCATGGGCCGACATCGTCTCGCTCCATGCCAGTGGCGAAGCATGCCTATTGGACGATCGTGCCTTCGACCTGATGAAGCCCGGTGTTCTCCTGCTCAATGGGGCGCGCGGCGGGCTCGTGGACGAGGCCGCCTTGCTCGCCGCGCTGGATTCGGGTAAGGTAGCGGGGGTTTGGTTCGACGCCTTCTGGGAAGAGCCCTACACCGGGCCGCTCACCCGTTATGAGCAGGTCCTTCTTACGCCCCACGTGGGCACCTACACGGAACGCTGCCGCCTCCAGATGGAGACCGAGGCGGTGCGGAATCTGTTGCGCGATTTGGGTCTCCCGGAGTTTGCATCATGA